Proteins encoded within one genomic window of Pygocentrus nattereri isolate fPygNat1 chromosome 11, fPygNat1.pri, whole genome shotgun sequence:
- the rxfp3.3b gene encoding relaxin-3 receptor 1, producing the protein MQAVHKLVLVKAPVVETLLAGMADAANNQSTFNVSHFTYLDDIEVFADGTPELRFLSSIVYSFVCAVGLVGNILVFFLMRSRQRKKQSSVNFFVLNLAVTDFQFVLTLPFWAVEIARDYSWPFGHVMCKVVLSVTVMNSYASVFFLTAMSVTRYWAVASALRDRTRRARCSVKRVSALLWLLATVATAPTVAFSTQKKVSNDTLCLISLPDQLSPGLYHLQRIIVGFVIPLLIVCVCYLLLLRLVRLRSMNNNLPKRRSKVTKSVTIVVLSFFLCWMPNHAITLWGVLVRMDLANFDQAFYICHTYVFPVTICLANTNSCLNPVLYCLTRREFRKMLKDLFWRFSSPAAVNGCRVRPFSGTTKGEQDDSHAAIPLNVIDTEQCRLSGLNGQCGTPR; encoded by the coding sequence ATGCAAGCGGTTCATAAGTTGGTGCTGGTGAAGGCACCTGTGGTCGAGACGCTCTTGGCGGGGATGGCGGACGCAGCGAACAACCAGAGCACCTTCAACGTCTCGCACTTCACCTACCTGGATGACATCGAGGTGTTCGCGGACGGCACGCCCGAGCTCCGGTTTCTCAGCTCCATCGTCTACTCTTTCGTGTGCGCCGTGGGCTTGGTGGGCAACATCCTGGTCTTCTTCCTGATGAGGTCGAGACAGAGGAAGAAGCAGTCGTCTGTCAACTTCTTCGTGCTGAACTTGGCCGTGACCGACTTCCAGTTCGTGCTGACGCTGCCCTTCTGGGCCGTGGAAATAGCGCGCGACTACAGCTGGCCCTTCGGCCACGTCATGTGCAAAGTGGTGCTCTCGGTGACGGTGATGAACTCGTACGCGAGCGTCTTCTTCCTCACCGCCATGAGCGTCACGCGCTACTGGGCCGTGGCCTCGGCGCTGCGGGACCGCACCAGGCGCGCGCGCTGCTCCGTCAAGCGCGTGAGCGCGCTGCTCTGGCTGCTCGCCACGGTGGCCACGGCGCCCACGGTGGCCTTCTCGACGCAGAAGAAAGTGTCCAACGATACCCTGTGCCTCATCAGCCTTCCCGACCAGCTGTCGCCGGGCTTGTACCACCTGCAGAGGATCATCGTGGGCTTCGTGATACCGCTGCTCATCGTGTGCGTGTGCTACCTGCTGCTCCTGCGGCTCGTGCGCCTCCGCAGCATGAACAACAACCTGCCCAAGCGGCGCTCCAAGGTGACCAAGTCGGTCACCATCGTGGTGCTCTCGTTCTTCCTCTGCTGGATGCCCAACCACGCCATCACCCTGTGGGGCGTGCTGGTCAGGATGGACCTGGCCAACTTCGACCAAGCTTTCTACATATGCCACACGTACGTGTTCCCGGTGACTATCTGCCTGGCAAACACCAACAGCTGCCTCAACCCGGTCCTGTACTGCCTCACGAGGAGAGAGTTCAGGAAAATGCTAAAGGACTTGTTCTGGAGGTTCTCCTCTCCGGCCGCGGTCAACGGCTGCCGAGTCCGTCCGTTCTCAGGGACCACTAAAGGCGAGCAGGACGACAGCCACGCGGCCATCCCGCTGAATGTGATCGACACTGAGCAGTGCAGGCTCTCCGGGCTTAACGGCCAGTGTGGAACGCCGAGGTAA
- the calml4b gene encoding calmodulin-like protein 4 isoform X2: MRCLGCSPTLTEVDRHLKMHNIDRSGELGFSTFLIMMHEQLKQESPEEEIMKALRVMDKQKNGFVLASDLRAKLTALGEKLTDQEVDELFREAGVGNDGCIYYEEFAKMVTLQSTRC, encoded by the exons GTGGACCGACATCTGAAGATGCATAATATAG ACAGGAGTGGGGAGCTGGGCTTTTCCACCTTTCTGATCATGATGCATGAACAGCTCAAGCAGGAGAGCCCTGAGGAGGAGATTATGAAAGCCTTGCGTGTGATGGACAAGCAGAAAAACGGCTTCGTTCTAGCCTCTGACCTCAGGGCCAAACTGACAGCACTGGGAGAAAAGCTCACAGATCAAGAAG TGGATGAGCTCTTCAGAGAGGCTGGAGTGGGGAATGATGGATGCATTTATTACGAGGAGTTTGCAAAGATGGTGACCCTGCAATCAACACGATGCTGA